A stretch of Carnobacterium iners DNA encodes these proteins:
- a CDS encoding polysaccharide biosynthesis protein: MFEDKILLITGGTGSFGNAVLKKFLDSDIKEIRIFSRDEKKQDDMRKKYNNPKIKFFIGDVRDPNSIRNVMYNVDFVFHSAALKQVPSCEFFPMEAVKTNVIGTDNVLNAAIEAGVEKVICLSTDKAAYPINAMGTSKAMMEKVFVAKSRNVSPDQTLICGTRYGNVMASRGSVIPLFIEQIKAGNPLTVTESSMTRFMMSLEEAVDLVVFAFHNAKQGDIMVQKAPASTIDTLIKALQKIFDTNVPVEVIGIRHGEKMYESLLTKEEAAHSIDMGGFYRVPSDKRDLNYGKFFEEGNINAVHINEYNSENTEQLTVEQLVEKLLKLDEIQDALIGWGSPYANIGNRI, from the coding sequence ATGTTTGAAGATAAAATATTATTAATAACAGGTGGTACAGGTTCTTTTGGAAATGCTGTATTAAAGAAATTTTTAGATAGTGATATTAAAGAAATACGTATTTTTTCAAGAGATGAAAAAAAACAAGATGATATGCGTAAAAAGTATAATAATCCTAAAATTAAATTTTTTATTGGTGATGTAAGAGACCCGAATAGTATACGTAATGTAATGTATAACGTTGATTTTGTATTTCATTCTGCCGCATTGAAACAAGTTCCTTCTTGTGAGTTTTTTCCAATGGAAGCAGTGAAAACGAATGTGATTGGAACAGACAATGTTCTTAATGCAGCAATTGAAGCAGGAGTCGAAAAAGTTATTTGTTTATCTACAGACAAAGCAGCGTATCCCATCAACGCGATGGGAACTTCTAAAGCAATGATGGAAAAAGTTTTCGTTGCTAAGTCACGAAATGTTAGTCCAGACCAAACATTAATATGTGGGACTAGATATGGTAACGTGATGGCTTCCAGAGGAAGTGTAATTCCGCTGTTTATTGAACAAATAAAAGCAGGGAATCCATTAACAGTTACTGAATCAAGTATGACTCGATTTATGATGAGTTTAGAAGAAGCGGTAGATTTAGTTGTTTTCGCATTTCATAACGCTAAACAAGGTGATATCATGGTTCAAAAGGCACCTGCAAGTACAATCGATACGTTAATAAAAGCGTTGCAAAAAATATTTGATACGAATGTACCTGTTGAAGTTATTGGAATTAGACATGGGGAAAAGATGTATGAATCACTATTAACTAAAGAAGAAGCTGCGCACTCCATTGATATGGGAGGATTTTATAGAGTTCCTTCAGATAAAAGGGATTTAAATTATGGCAAATTCTTTGAAGAAGGAAATATTAACGCTGTGCATATCAATGAATACAACTCTGAAAACACAGAACAGCTTACAGTTGAACAATTAGTAGAAAAATTATTAAAATTAGATGAAATACAAGACGCATTAATCGGCTGGGGGTCTCCATATGCAAATATTGGTAACCGGATCTAA
- a CDS encoding capsular polysaccharide biosynthesis protein CapF translates to MQILVTGSNGFVGKNLIAELNNQGYKDIIEFDRNTDKNLLEEFTKKCDFVFHLAGVNRPKNEKEFMQGNFGFTSDLLQMLKKNNNKAPVLITSSIQAEKDNPYGISKRAGEELLINYEKETGAKVFVYRLANLFGKWSQPNYNTVVATFCHNTARDIDIHVNDPEAKLTLCYIDDVIKEFILALENKTQVSGDFYRVPIEYETTLGKVASLIKSFKESRSNSIVPNMGNELTKKLYSTYLSFLPENNFSYDLKMNVDQRGSFTEFIKTPDRGQVSINISKPGITKGNHWHHTKNEKFLVVSGEGQIRFRKLHSDEIIKYNVTGEKLQVVDIPVGYTHSIVNIGNTELVTVMWVNEIFDQNDPDTYYVEV, encoded by the coding sequence ATGCAAATATTGGTAACCGGATCTAATGGATTTGTAGGGAAAAATCTAATTGCTGAATTGAATAATCAAGGCTACAAAGATATAATAGAATTTGATAGAAACACGGATAAAAACTTATTAGAAGAATTTACCAAAAAATGTGATTTTGTTTTCCATTTAGCTGGGGTAAATCGTCCAAAAAATGAAAAAGAATTTATGCAAGGTAATTTTGGATTTACTTCTGATTTATTACAAATGCTCAAAAAAAATAATAACAAAGCTCCGGTACTTATTACTTCATCTATCCAAGCTGAAAAAGATAATCCATATGGGATAAGTAAACGTGCTGGTGAAGAGTTATTGATTAATTATGAAAAAGAAACAGGAGCTAAGGTATTTGTTTACCGTTTAGCGAATTTATTTGGAAAATGGAGTCAACCCAATTACAATACAGTAGTAGCTACTTTTTGCCATAACACTGCTAGGGATATCGATATTCATGTAAACGACCCAGAAGCTAAGTTAACTCTATGTTATATTGATGATGTAATAAAAGAGTTTATATTAGCTCTAGAAAATAAAACTCAAGTAAGTGGGGATTTTTATAGAGTACCCATAGAGTATGAGACTACTCTGGGTAAGGTAGCATCTTTAATTAAAAGCTTTAAAGAGAGTCGTTCTAATTCAATCGTTCCAAATATGGGAAACGAACTAACTAAAAAATTGTATAGTACTTATTTAAGCTTTTTACCAGAAAATAATTTCTCTTATGATTTAAAAATGAATGTTGATCAAAGAGGATCTTTTACAGAATTCATAAAAACCCCCGATAGAGGTCAAGTTTCAATTAATATTTCTAAACCTGGAATTACTAAAGGAAACCATTGGCACCATACAAAAAACGAAAAATTTTTAGTCGTAAGTGGAGAAGGTCAAATACGCTTCAGGAAGCTTCACTCTGATGAGATTATTAAATATAATGTTACTGGAGAAAAATTACAAGTAGTAGATATACCGGTAGGCTATACGCATTCAATTGTAAATATTGGAAATACTGAATTAGTTACTGTAATGTGGGTAAATGAAATTTTTGATCAAAATGATCCTGATACTTATTATGTGGAGGTATAA
- the wecB gene encoding non-hydrolyzing UDP-N-acetylglucosamine 2-epimerase produces MKKLKVMTVVGTRPEIIRLSAVINKLEESEAIEHVLVHTGQNYDYELNEVFFEDFHLRKPDYFLNAATGTATETIGNILIKIDPVMEEVKPDAFLILGDTNSCLCAIAAKRRQIPIFHMEAGNRCFDQRVPEETNRKIVDHTADINLTYSDIAREYLLAEGLPADRIIKTGSPMFEVLNSKKEDIKKSTILEKLNLKKNEYFVVSAHREENINSEENFTDLVETLNTIADKYKLPIIVSTHPRTKKMIEEKNILFNQHIKLMKPLGFDDYNKLQLTAKAVLSDSGTISEESSILNFPALNIRQTHERPEAMEEASVMMVGLEKKRILQGLEILEGNKGDTFREVSDYSMPNVSDKILRIIISYTDYVNRVVWGK; encoded by the coding sequence ATGAAAAAATTAAAAGTAATGACTGTTGTAGGAACAAGACCTGAAATTATTCGTTTATCAGCTGTTATAAATAAATTAGAAGAATCAGAAGCTATTGAGCATGTATTGGTCCATACTGGCCAAAATTATGACTATGAATTAAATGAAGTGTTTTTTGAGGACTTTCATTTAAGGAAACCAGATTATTTTTTAAATGCGGCAACTGGAACGGCAACAGAAACGATTGGAAATATTTTGATTAAAATTGATCCAGTCATGGAAGAAGTGAAACCAGACGCATTTTTAATTTTAGGAGATACAAATAGTTGCTTATGTGCAATAGCAGCTAAAAGAAGGCAAATTCCTATTTTTCATATGGAAGCGGGAAATCGGTGCTTTGATCAACGTGTTCCTGAAGAAACGAATCGTAAAATTGTAGATCATACGGCAGATATTAACTTGACTTATAGCGATATTGCTAGAGAGTATTTACTGGCAGAAGGGTTACCTGCCGATCGAATAATAAAAACAGGGAGTCCAATGTTTGAAGTGTTAAACTCTAAAAAAGAAGATATTAAAAAATCAACTATATTAGAAAAATTAAATTTAAAAAAAAATGAATATTTTGTTGTCTCAGCACATCGTGAAGAAAATATAAATTCAGAAGAAAACTTTACAGATTTAGTCGAAACACTAAACACAATTGCAGATAAATACAAATTACCAATTATTGTTAGTACACATCCTAGAACAAAAAAAATGATAGAAGAAAAAAACATACTATTCAATCAGCATATAAAATTAATGAAACCACTTGGCTTTGATGATTATAATAAACTCCAATTAACTGCTAAAGCTGTTTTAAGTGATAGTGGTACTATAAGTGAAGAGTCATCGATACTTAATTTTCCGGCGTTGAATATAAGGCAAACTCACGAAAGGCCAGAGGCTATGGAAGAAGCATCTGTGATGATGGTTGGACTGGAGAAAAAAAGGATTTTACAAGGCTTAGAAATATTAGAGGGAAATAAAGGAGACACATTCAGAGAGGTCTCAGACTATAGTATGCCTAATGTTTCGGATAAAATACTAAGAATAATAATATCTTACACAGACTATGTGAACAGAGTAGTTTGGGGTAAGTAG
- a CDS encoding EpsG family protein — MAFDVAAEYGGVLSILRHISVGADTFAYSNNYDRISNTRWSDIFDEFIDTIFLGKEGKDLGYTIIFKFIQIFNKNYQFFLILVDIFFTTLLKPE, encoded by the coding sequence ATGGCTTTTGATGTGGCCGCGGAATATGGTGGAGTATTGTCAATATTAAGACATATATCTGTGGGTGCAGACACATTTGCCTATTCGAATAACTATGATAGGATTTCAAATACTAGATGGAGTGATATTTTCGATGAATTTATAGACACCATCTTTTTAGGTAAAGAGGGTAAAGACCTAGGTTATACTATTATCTTCAAGTTTATCCAAATATTTAATAAAAACTACCAGTTTTTTCTAATATTAGTTGATATATTTTTCACTACTTTATTAAAACCTGAATAA
- a CDS encoding glycosyltransferase, with the protein MTRKKILQVTSCFKYGGTEAYIMNNYREIDRNNYNFDFWIFKEEESPYEEEINRLGGKIYHGELPEFNRIVPFIRSLVLHIKSNGPYEAIHSHINIMNGWVMLAAFIGGISIRISHSHSNSGKYTDNIIKKLYYKILEYMIKVFSNKKLACSLEAGNYLYGEKYFRLYGEVVKNGIELNEYINNYSDNISKLRNEYLIPENHIVVGNITRFDENKNQEYIIKIFKELKKIEPNITLILGGSDGGQLAYVKEKSRKLNLDKSIRFIGTRNDVNDWLHIMDAYLFPSFHEGLGIAILEAQASGLKCFVSTGIPKEVDLGIGLVDFLDLGKNPKYWAKHILNNLINNDVHSELISTTFDANGYSIASSILRIQEIYKGE; encoded by the coding sequence ATGACTAGAAAAAAAATTTTACAAGTTACTTCATGTTTTAAGTATGGCGGAACTGAGGCATATATAATGAACAACTATAGAGAAATCGATAGAAATAATTATAATTTTGACTTTTGGATATTTAAGGAAGAAGAATCACCATATGAAGAAGAAATTAATCGTTTAGGAGGAAAAATATATCATGGTGAATTGCCTGAATTTAATAGGATAGTGCCTTTTATTAGATCGCTTGTCCTGCATATAAAGAGTAATGGTCCATATGAAGCTATCCATTCTCATATAAATATAATGAATGGTTGGGTTATGTTAGCTGCTTTTATAGGTGGTATTAGTATAAGAATTTCCCATTCTCATTCGAATTCAGGGAAATATACTGATAATATAATTAAAAAGTTATATTACAAAATATTAGAGTATATGATAAAAGTATTTAGTAACAAGAAACTAGCGTGTAGTTTAGAGGCAGGCAATTATCTATATGGAGAAAAATATTTCAGATTGTACGGTGAAGTTGTAAAAAATGGAATAGAACTTAATGAATATATTAATAACTATTCTGATAATATATCTAAATTAAGAAATGAATATTTAATACCAGAGAATCATATAGTAGTAGGTAATATTACAAGATTTGATGAGAATAAAAATCAAGAATATATAATCAAAATATTTAAAGAATTAAAGAAAATAGAGCCAAACATAACATTAATATTAGGTGGGAGTGATGGAGGGCAATTAGCTTATGTGAAAGAAAAGTCGCGTAAACTGAATTTAGATAAGAGTATCAGATTTATCGGGACGAGAAATGATGTTAATGACTGGTTGCATATAATGGATGCCTACTTATTTCCCTCTTTTCATGAGGGGTTAGGTATCGCAATATTGGAAGCACAAGCTTCAGGACTAAAGTGCTTTGTTTCAACAGGAATTCCAAAAGAGGTAGACTTAGGTATAGGTCTGGTAGATTTTTTGGACTTAGGGAAAAATCCTAAATATTGGGCTAAACACATTTTAAATAATTTGATAAATAATGATGTACATTCAGAACTCATTTCCACTACTTTTGATGCTAATGGATATTCTATTGCATCCTCTATTCTTAGAATCCAAGAAATATATAAAGGAGAATAA
- a CDS encoding glycosyltransferase, whose protein sequence is MKKTVHYFCFGVDDHTKQNLYYFPSAQPKIQYIIDTLKNNEYMVNMVSSCSIKNNGFFKSKIYKVDNNEKHVFFSSFKTPLKVLNKISIFMTFVQFIFYMLFCVKKNDIVLIYHSLYYIRPMELLKKLKKVRYILEVEELYSFLDDNTEVFMDQEIEFINYGSAYLLVNDLIDEKISRREKKAVISYGNYSVPPKISCRNFEYHDYINVVYAGVIENRRKAAFIAIESAKHLNEKYCIHILGFGEKSDIINLKKRINEINKELSEERIIFHGTKSGDEYSCFLQSCDVALSTHSYDKKDLPAADYSFPSKIITYMANGLKVVSSDVRSVRYSKIGRNITFYEKNTPEDIAKSIESLEYVSQVDSREKINELDKQFKKNLKNLIDEF, encoded by the coding sequence ATGAAAAAGACTGTCCATTACTTCTGTTTTGGTGTTGATGATCATACAAAGCAAAATTTATACTATTTCCCTTCGGCCCAACCTAAAATACAGTATATAATTGATACCCTAAAGAATAATGAATATATGGTAAATATGGTATCATCATGTTCAATAAAAAACAACGGTTTCTTTAAATCGAAAATATATAAAGTTGATAATAATGAAAAACATGTATTTTTTTCATCCTTCAAGACACCACTTAAAGTCTTAAATAAAATATCAATATTTATGACGTTTGTACAATTTATTTTTTATATGCTTTTTTGCGTTAAAAAAAATGATATTGTGTTAATCTATCATTCTCTTTATTATATAAGACCGATGGAATTGCTAAAAAAACTTAAAAAGGTAAGATATATACTAGAAGTAGAAGAGTTGTACTCATTCTTGGATGATAACACTGAAGTTTTTATGGATCAAGAAATTGAGTTTATTAATTATGGCTCAGCATATCTATTAGTTAACGACTTAATAGATGAAAAAATATCTAGAAGAGAAAAAAAAGCTGTAATATCTTACGGAAATTACAGTGTTCCACCTAAAATTTCATGTCGGAATTTTGAATACCATGACTATATTAATGTGGTATATGCAGGGGTCATCGAAAATAGAAGGAAGGCAGCTTTTATAGCAATTGAATCTGCAAAACATCTAAATGAAAAATATTGTATTCATATTCTTGGTTTCGGTGAAAAGAGTGATATAATCAATTTAAAAAAAAGAATCAATGAAATTAACAAAGAATTATCAGAAGAGCGGATTATATTCCACGGAACAAAGTCTGGTGATGAATATTCTTGTTTTTTACAATCATGTGATGTTGCTCTTAGTACACACTCATATGATAAGAAAGATTTACCAGCTGCGGATTATTCTTTTCCTTCTAAAATAATAACTTATATGGCAAATGGATTAAAAGTAGTATCGTCTGATGTTCGAAGCGTAAGATATTCGAAAATAGGTAGAAATATTACTTTTTATGAAAAAAATACTCCCGAAGATATCGCAAAATCAATTGAATCATTAGAATATGTTTCTCAAGTCGACTCAAGAGAAAAGATAAATGAACTAGATAAACAATTCAAGAAAAACTTGAAAAATCTAA